One window from the genome of Microbulbifer sp. ALW1 encodes:
- a CDS encoding copper resistance system multicopper oxidase, translated as MNRTREPQIALPALSRRRFVTGVAAGAALLGMPAGANSAVPRANPTPQTLRGNQFDLHVNYQPVNFTGRERTAVATNGSVPGPILRWKEGETVTLNVTNHLAHDTSIHWHGIILPTGMDGVPGLSFNGIRPGETFTYQFELNQSGTYWYHSHSDFQEQQGHYGSIVIDPAEPDPVACDRDYVVILSDWSDESPHDIYAKLKKEGHYYNRRRRTAGDLWDEIRQKGVAQTWQDRKMWNEMRMSDRDISDVTGYTYTYLMNGQTPDGNWMAQFKRGEKVRLRFINGSAMSIFDIRIPGLKMTVVASDGQNIEPVTVDEFRIGVAETYDVVVEPVDDRAYTLFAQTIDRSGFARGTLTPHPELRAEVPAMDYAPVLTHRDMGMDHSGHNMGGMSGMDHSDHDMGNMGGMDHSDHDMGNMGGMDHSGHDMGSMGGMDHSGHDMGSMGGMDHSGHDMGSMGGMDHSGHDMSSMSGMDHSQHAGMQSGNAGQYSLHGGRPELGGMQGVWFTDGLVRAGHGSNSPIVHLPSEYRYGVDMRSEMPGNGLNDPGIGLRDHDTRYGRRVLTYADIRNLTPTIDRREPTRELQLHLTGNMHRYMWSMDGIKFNDAEPLMLKYGERIRITLVNDTMMTHPIHLHGMWSELETGDSEYIPRKHTIIVQPGSKISYLVTADAYGRWAYHCHLLYHMPGMFREVRVV; from the coding sequence ATGAACAGAACCCGAGAACCCCAGATTGCACTGCCGGCCCTGTCCCGGCGACGCTTTGTCACTGGTGTTGCCGCCGGCGCCGCGTTGCTGGGCATGCCCGCGGGTGCCAACAGTGCTGTCCCCCGAGCCAATCCAACGCCACAGACATTGCGCGGCAACCAGTTTGATCTGCACGTGAATTATCAGCCGGTGAATTTCACCGGCCGCGAACGCACCGCAGTCGCCACCAACGGCTCGGTGCCAGGCCCCATATTGCGCTGGAAAGAAGGTGAAACCGTCACCCTAAATGTCACTAACCATCTGGCCCACGACACCTCCATCCACTGGCACGGCATCATTCTGCCCACGGGTATGGACGGTGTACCCGGGCTCAGCTTCAACGGCATCCGCCCCGGCGAAACCTTTACTTATCAGTTTGAGTTGAACCAGAGCGGCACCTACTGGTACCACAGCCACTCGGACTTCCAGGAGCAACAGGGGCACTACGGTTCCATCGTCATCGACCCGGCAGAGCCCGATCCGGTGGCCTGCGATCGCGATTACGTGGTGATTCTCTCCGACTGGAGCGACGAATCGCCCCACGACATTTACGCCAAGCTCAAAAAAGAGGGGCACTACTACAATCGCCGGCGTCGCACCGCCGGCGATCTGTGGGATGAAATCCGTCAGAAAGGCGTCGCCCAGACCTGGCAGGACCGCAAGATGTGGAACGAGATGCGCATGTCCGATCGCGATATCTCCGACGTCACCGGTTACACCTACACCTATCTGATGAACGGCCAGACCCCGGATGGCAACTGGATGGCGCAGTTCAAACGGGGAGAGAAGGTGCGCCTGCGCTTTATCAATGGCTCCGCCATGTCGATTTTCGATATCCGGATTCCGGGACTGAAGATGACGGTGGTGGCGAGCGACGGCCAGAACATCGAGCCGGTTACCGTGGATGAGTTCCGCATCGGCGTAGCGGAAACTTACGACGTCGTGGTTGAGCCGGTGGACGACCGCGCCTATACCCTCTTCGCCCAGACCATCGACCGCAGCGGTTTTGCCCGCGGCACCCTGACACCGCACCCGGAGCTGCGCGCCGAAGTCCCTGCGATGGATTACGCCCCGGTCCTCACTCACCGCGATATGGGCATGGATCATTCCGGCCACAATATGGGCGGTATGAGCGGCATGGACCACAGCGACCACGACATGGGCAACATGGGTGGCATGGACCACAGCGACCACGACATGGGCAACATGGGTGGCATGGACCACAGCGGCCACGACATGGGCAGCATGGGTGGCATGGATCACAGCGGCCACGACATGGGCAGCATGGGTGGCATGGACCACAGCGGCCACGACATGGGTAGCATGGGTGGCATGGACCACAGCGGCCACGATATGAGCAGCATGAGCGGCATGGATCACTCCCAGCACGCCGGCATGCAATCCGGTAACGCCGGGCAGTACAGCCTGCACGGTGGACGCCCCGAACTCGGCGGCATGCAGGGCGTCTGGTTTACCGATGGCCTGGTCCGCGCCGGACACGGTAGCAACAGCCCCATCGTGCACCTGCCCAGCGAATACCGCTACGGCGTGGATATGCGCTCAGAGATGCCCGGCAACGGACTGAATGATCCCGGTATCGGCCTGCGCGATCACGACACCCGTTACGGTCGCCGGGTACTTACCTATGCGGATATCCGCAACCTTACCCCCACTATCGACAGGCGCGAGCCCACCCGTGAACTGCAACTGCATCTCACCGGCAATATGCACCGCTACATGTGGTCGATGGACGGAATCAAGTTCAACGATGCCGAGCCCCTGATGCTGAAATACGGCGAGCGTATCCGCATCACCCTGGTGAACGACACCATGATGACGCACCCCATTCACCTGCACGGCATGTGGAGTGAACTGGAAACCGGCGACAGCGAGTACATCCCGCGCAAGCACACGATCATTGTGCAACCGGGCTCCAAGATCAGCTATCTGGTGACCGCCGATGCCTACGGCCGCTGGGCTTACCACTGCCACCTGCTGTACCACATGCCCGGCATGTTCCGCGAAGTAAGAGTGGTGTGA
- a CDS encoding copper resistance protein B, which translates to MNRKTLLALTLAAPLAHAAEESHTQHTHSMQDDEHAAHQHMGHGYPAPQEASAPAAPNLRHAPNEPDHVMDHEVLLTKVTIDQLEARENDGGALEGSVWFGGDKHKAWFKTEVERAEGETEKAELQALYSRAIAPYWDLQMGVRHDFELESDSRNWGVLALNGLAPYFFEVDTSLFVGEDGDTALRLEAEYELLFTQQWILSPEIEVNFFGQNTPETHTGSGLSDVEAGLRLRYEFTPQFAPYIGVNYEKKFGNTADFARDDGEATSETTWVIGLHAWF; encoded by the coding sequence ATGAACAGAAAAACCCTACTGGCATTAACCCTGGCGGCGCCGCTGGCGCACGCCGCGGAAGAATCGCACACGCAGCACACCCACTCGATGCAGGACGATGAACACGCGGCCCATCAGCACATGGGGCACGGCTATCCGGCACCGCAAGAGGCCAGCGCACCTGCTGCACCGAACCTCCGCCACGCCCCCAACGAACCCGATCATGTGATGGACCATGAAGTGCTGCTGACCAAGGTCACCATCGACCAGCTGGAGGCGCGCGAGAACGATGGCGGCGCACTGGAAGGCAGCGTGTGGTTCGGCGGTGACAAACACAAGGCGTGGTTCAAAACGGAAGTAGAGCGGGCAGAAGGCGAAACGGAAAAGGCCGAATTGCAGGCACTGTACAGCCGCGCCATTGCCCCCTACTGGGATCTGCAGATGGGCGTGCGCCACGACTTCGAACTGGAAAGCGACAGCCGCAACTGGGGTGTCCTTGCCCTGAACGGGCTCGCGCCCTACTTCTTCGAAGTGGACACCTCGCTGTTTGTCGGCGAAGACGGGGACACCGCCCTGCGGCTGGAGGCGGAATACGAGCTGCTGTTCACCCAGCAGTGGATTCTGAGCCCGGAAATTGAAGTGAATTTCTTCGGCCAGAACACGCCTGAAACCCACACCGGTTCCGGTCTTTCCGACGTCGAAGCCGGCCTGCGCTTGCGCTACGAATTCACTCCGCAGTTTGCACCTTATATTGGTGTCAATTACGAGAAGAAATTCGGCAACACCGCGGACTTCGCCCGTGACGACGGCGAGGCCACCAGTGAAACGACCTGGGTAATCGGGCTGCACGCCTGGTTCTGA
- a CDS encoding alpha/beta fold hydrolase, with product MKFLKRLVLVVVALLAGGWGLYSLVFKPAPVVLAEAKPLPADTQLSAIYGLDPGPNPIKVIPAIHLTTRDGPLTLTAFYPDTEGVYPLVLFSHGNFSNRRAYDRILRHWVSHGYVVLAPDHRDAGGLLNSILAMTRFGKDGVMQQRPRDLINILDNLNAIADQAAELDRRIDRNRVVAAGHSFGAFTAQMLGGADAAVPGGDRRLQERDGRFQAVVAFSPPGPMFEMVDEQSWQNMTVPQLVTTGTWDVEPRFFRDWRLHAMSYERGVEGLNSLLVTEGADHYFGNLICRLELDAEPQTDALRMANAVSLAFLDAEIKEVARARDFLASDTPALATAGFARLSRR from the coding sequence ATGAAATTCCTCAAGCGGCTCGTACTGGTTGTCGTTGCCCTGCTCGCCGGCGGATGGGGCCTTTACTCCCTGGTATTCAAACCCGCTCCAGTAGTGTTGGCGGAGGCGAAGCCGTTGCCGGCAGACACGCAACTGTCGGCAATTTATGGGCTCGATCCCGGTCCCAATCCCATCAAAGTCATACCCGCAATCCACCTCACGACCCGTGATGGGCCGCTGACGTTGACGGCGTTTTACCCCGATACGGAGGGTGTCTATCCGCTGGTCCTGTTTTCCCACGGCAATTTTTCCAATCGACGGGCCTACGATCGCATCCTGCGTCACTGGGTGAGCCACGGTTATGTGGTGTTGGCACCGGATCACCGGGACGCGGGGGGCTTGTTGAACAGCATTCTGGCGATGACACGATTCGGCAAGGATGGCGTAATGCAGCAACGCCCCCGCGACCTGATCAATATCCTCGATAACCTGAATGCCATCGCAGACCAGGCCGCGGAACTGGATCGACGCATTGACCGCAATCGAGTTGTCGCCGCTGGCCACAGTTTCGGCGCATTTACCGCGCAAATGCTGGGCGGCGCTGACGCCGCTGTACCTGGGGGTGACCGGCGTTTGCAGGAGCGGGACGGGCGCTTTCAGGCGGTTGTGGCCTTCAGCCCGCCCGGGCCGATGTTCGAGATGGTGGACGAACAGAGCTGGCAGAACATGACGGTTCCCCAGCTGGTGACTACCGGCACCTGGGACGTCGAGCCGCGTTTTTTCCGCGACTGGCGCTTGCATGCGATGAGTTACGAGCGCGGTGTGGAGGGACTGAATAGCCTGCTGGTGACCGAGGGTGCCGACCATTACTTTGGCAATTTGATTTGTCGCCTGGAGCTGGACGCGGAGCCGCAGACCGATGCGCTGAGGATGGCCAATGCGGTCAGTCTGGCCTTTCTGGATGCGGAGATAAAAGAGGTAGCGCGAGCCCGGGACTTTTTGGCCTCCGATACGCCTGCATTGGCTACCGCGGGTTTTGCCCGCTTATCCCGGCGTTAA
- a CDS encoding alpha/beta fold hydrolase — MLALIWRWSLRFLGTLLVLLLLFIIYGGFAYRDQPLRNSEATRDVSFLKTGHAEIAYRADGLNHDDTTPVILLHAMFFHMGMWDAWAPELARSRPVYRFDVPGHGLSSLAESGDYSLQSTMNTLRDFMDRQGIDRAILVGASMGGATLFNFAAEHPERVEKLVLVNSGGLEGHDKADSGGLPDGAYWVLRYLPDWSLNQFVDWLTADNRASDTFKSEFIHNFRNRDIRRGIIGRMQDFKSPETLTVLPRIQVPTLVMWGEKNPQLPVAQAERFRALIAHGGSPVALRVYPGAGHLLPVEGVDSAMEDLLAFVNEEAGE; from the coding sequence ATGTTGGCATTGATCTGGAGGTGGTCGCTGCGTTTTCTGGGGACGCTGCTGGTATTGTTACTGTTGTTTATTATTTACGGCGGTTTTGCCTACCGGGACCAGCCACTGCGCAATAGCGAGGCTACTCGAGACGTCTCTTTCTTGAAAACAGGGCACGCCGAGATTGCCTACCGCGCCGATGGTCTGAACCACGACGACACAACCCCCGTGATACTGCTGCACGCCATGTTTTTTCATATGGGCATGTGGGATGCATGGGCCCCAGAGCTGGCCCGCAGCCGCCCGGTTTACCGCTTCGATGTGCCCGGCCACGGCCTGTCGTCACTGGCGGAAAGTGGTGACTATTCCTTGCAGAGCACCATGAATACATTGCGGGACTTCATGGATCGGCAAGGCATTGACCGCGCCATTCTCGTCGGTGCCTCCATGGGGGGCGCAACCCTGTTCAATTTTGCTGCCGAGCATCCCGAGCGCGTTGAGAAACTGGTGCTGGTTAATTCCGGGGGGCTGGAAGGGCACGATAAAGCGGACAGTGGTGGACTGCCGGACGGCGCCTACTGGGTACTGCGATACTTGCCGGACTGGTCCCTGAACCAATTTGTGGATTGGCTGACAGCGGATAACCGGGCCAGTGACACATTCAAATCCGAATTTATCCACAACTTCCGTAACCGCGATATTCGACGCGGAATTATCGGGCGCATGCAGGACTTTAAGTCTCCTGAAACCCTCACCGTATTGCCCCGGATCCAGGTGCCGACACTGGTCATGTGGGGAGAAAAAAATCCCCAGTTACCGGTAGCCCAGGCCGAGCGTTTCAGGGCGCTGATTGCGCACGGCGGCAGCCCGGTGGCGCTGCGAGTCTACCCGGGTGCCGGGCACCTGTTGCCGGTCGAGGGTGTGGATAGCGCAATGGAGGATTTACTCGCATTTGTTAATGAGGAGGCCGGCGAATGA
- a CDS encoding MBL fold metallo-hydrolase codes for MAIGLLNGCSVEQPKFYNSGMEGSAGASNMWEIAKMYFRAERAAPKPSAPIPMREIPAAELAEPVSAAKVYRLGHSSVLIRLDGETVLTDPVFSERASPVQWMGPKRFHPLPFELTSLPRIAAVVISHDHYDHLDKGSILALDEKVERFLVPLKVGEHLRRWGIADDKIVELDWWQSHAVGSLKFTATPAQHFSGRGLGDRDETLWAGWAIEGREGKIFFSGDSGYFDGFREIGKRLGPFDLTLIETGAYNALWSKIHMLPEQSVQAHIDLQGRAMVPIHNSTFDLALHDWFEPLERAAAAAWERNVRLITPVIGAAVAIKHPQLAEYWWQDMEEAALVEAAAQSAEEGALR; via the coding sequence ATGGCTATCGGTCTTTTAAATGGCTGTTCCGTGGAACAGCCGAAGTTCTACAACAGCGGCATGGAAGGAAGTGCCGGCGCGAGCAATATGTGGGAGATCGCCAAAATGTATTTTCGCGCCGAGCGGGCGGCGCCGAAACCGAGTGCGCCAATACCCATGCGTGAGATCCCGGCCGCAGAGCTGGCGGAACCTGTGAGTGCAGCGAAGGTGTATCGATTGGGACATTCCAGCGTGCTGATCCGGCTCGATGGAGAGACGGTGCTGACCGATCCCGTATTCAGCGAGCGCGCCTCGCCGGTTCAGTGGATGGGACCGAAGCGTTTCCATCCATTGCCGTTCGAGTTGACGTCACTGCCGCGCATCGCGGCGGTGGTCATCAGTCACGATCACTACGACCACCTGGACAAGGGCAGCATCCTGGCGCTGGATGAAAAAGTGGAGCGGTTTCTGGTACCTCTGAAAGTGGGGGAACACCTGCGTCGCTGGGGTATTGCCGATGACAAAATCGTAGAGCTCGACTGGTGGCAGTCGCACGCCGTCGGCTCCCTGAAATTTACCGCCACCCCAGCCCAGCATTTTTCCGGCCGGGGGCTGGGGGATCGAGACGAAACCCTGTGGGCGGGCTGGGCCATCGAGGGGCGCGAAGGGAAGATTTTCTTCAGTGGCGACTCGGGATATTTCGATGGCTTTCGTGAAATCGGCAAGCGCCTGGGGCCCTTTGATCTGACCCTGATTGAAACCGGTGCCTACAACGCACTCTGGAGCAAAATTCATATGTTGCCCGAGCAGAGTGTGCAGGCGCATATCGACCTGCAGGGGCGCGCCATGGTGCCGATTCACAACAGCACGTTTGACCTGGCGTTGCACGACTGGTTTGAGCCCCTGGAGCGAGCCGCGGCGGCAGCGTGGGAGCGCAATGTACGATTGATCACTCCGGTTATCGGTGCCGCGGTGGCCATTAAACACCCGCAACTTGCCGAATACTGGTGGCAGGATATGGAGGAGGCGGCCCTCGTTGAAGCCGCTGCGCAGTCTGCAGAAGAGGGCGCACTTCGTTAA
- a CDS encoding TetR/AcrR family transcriptional regulator, which produces MSEKKPTRSELKRQAILLAAKSAFQERGVHNTSMDELAALAEVSKRTVYNHFASKEALIMALMSELWQQATQCAGGTYEAGTDLQSQLSNLIESEIEVICSREYIELNRVAFDHFFHQPEALREQMEKFSAYETAITRWLKAALADGRLQQLDIEIGSKQIHNLIKGSCFWPQLMQVNPLLNQQERHALAERTAALFLSHYRA; this is translated from the coding sequence ATGTCTGAAAAGAAGCCAACAAGAAGTGAGCTGAAGCGCCAGGCCATTTTACTGGCCGCCAAGTCAGCGTTTCAGGAGCGGGGCGTACACAACACCAGCATGGACGAACTGGCCGCCCTGGCGGAGGTCTCCAAGCGCACCGTGTACAACCATTTCGCCAGCAAGGAAGCGCTGATCATGGCATTGATGAGCGAACTCTGGCAGCAGGCGACACAGTGTGCCGGTGGCACCTATGAAGCGGGCACCGATCTGCAGTCGCAGCTCAGTAACCTGATCGAGTCGGAAATCGAGGTCATCTGCAGCCGCGAATATATCGAGCTGAACCGGGTGGCTTTCGACCATTTTTTTCATCAGCCGGAAGCATTGCGCGAGCAGATGGAAAAGTTCTCAGCTTACGAAACCGCCATCACTCGCTGGCTTAAGGCGGCCTTGGCCGACGGGCGACTGCAACAGCTGGATATCGAAATCGGCAGCAAACAGATTCACAACCTGATCAAGGGCAGCTGTTTCTGGCCACAGTTAATGCAGGTCAATCCCCTGCTCAACCAACAGGAACGCCATGCGCTTGCGGAGCGCACGGCGGCCCTGTTCCTCAGCCACTATCGCGCGTGA
- a CDS encoding cupredoxin domain-containing protein, giving the protein MTSLLINLSGLAAIALTVWWFWLAAKGNKQQSVSVDEKLEIQVKDGVYEPDRIRVSAGEETVLHFRREDASPCAEWVLFPDLEVSAQLGVDQITEVTIPAADAGEYPFHCQMQMYRGTLIVG; this is encoded by the coding sequence ATGACCTCTTTATTGATTAACCTGTCGGGGCTGGCGGCCATTGCGCTGACAGTTTGGTGGTTCTGGCTGGCAGCAAAAGGAAACAAACAGCAGTCTGTCAGTGTCGACGAAAAGCTGGAGATACAGGTCAAGGATGGTGTCTACGAGCCCGACCGAATTCGCGTTTCTGCAGGCGAGGAAACCGTGCTGCACTTTCGCCGGGAAGATGCTTCTCCCTGTGCCGAGTGGGTACTGTTTCCCGATCTGGAGGTGAGCGCACAACTGGGGGTGGATCAGATTACCGAAGTCACCATTCCCGCGGCGGATGCCGGTGAGTATCCCTTCCACTGCCAAATGCAGATGTATCGCGGCACCCTGATCGTTGGATAA
- a CDS encoding heavy metal translocating P-type ATPase: MSDKSPASPQTFRLKGVSCAGCVKKIESALGDVPGVDDARVNLGDKTLVVQGSAAAQDCIAAVESAGYGAEEVRASARELREQQREDEQNHYRQLLWRAGIALGLGIPLMAWGLLTGEMGVHNTFQQMAWGSVGLLTLAVLIFCGGHFFTGAWRAFRHHSATMDTLVALGTGTAWLFSMLVVLVPQLLPESARHVYFEASAMIIGLINLGQALEVRARGRTSAAVEKLLQLQDANARVVRDGDEVDIPIEQVQVGDTLRVRPGEKIPVDGSVVEGESLVDESMLTGEPLPVKKASGDALTAGTLNKNGSLLFKAEKVGADTRLSQIIQMVKNAQSSRVPIARLADTISAIFVPSVMIIAVVAALVWYNLGPDPKVAHMLVVLTSVLIIACPCALGLATPMSVMVGVGKGAENGVLVRNGKALQQATGLDTLVVDKTGTLTEGAPKLTDIESDSDTDTLLQQLASLESRSEHPLAEAIVSAAKEKNLSLSEVTGFEAITAHGVSGDVDGKKVLLGNRKLMQREGIDSGRWHKQAESLAEQGRTAMYAAVDGAVAGVIAVADPIRKDAQAAVQRLKKLGLRIEMLTGDNKATAEAVARQLGIDHVHADLLPEDKEKIVADLQKGGAKVGMAGDGINDAPALARADVGFAIGAGTDVAIESADVTLMRSSLHGVADAVELSRATLRNIKQNLFGAFIYNTLGIPIAAGVFYPITGMLLSPVIAGAAMAFSSVTVVSNANRLRFFNPSHNSSADNGGKK; the protein is encoded by the coding sequence ATGAGTGACAAGTCACCGGCCTCCCCGCAAACCTTCCGCCTCAAGGGCGTGAGTTGTGCGGGCTGTGTGAAAAAAATCGAGTCTGCCCTGGGCGATGTGCCCGGGGTGGATGACGCGCGCGTGAATCTGGGGGATAAAACCCTGGTGGTCCAGGGCAGCGCGGCGGCTCAGGATTGCATCGCTGCAGTGGAATCCGCCGGTTACGGGGCGGAAGAGGTGCGGGCAAGTGCGCGCGAATTGCGCGAGCAACAGCGCGAGGATGAGCAGAACCATTACCGGCAACTGCTGTGGCGCGCGGGTATTGCGCTGGGGCTGGGCATACCGCTGATGGCCTGGGGACTGCTGACCGGTGAAATGGGTGTGCACAACACCTTCCAGCAGATGGCCTGGGGCAGTGTTGGTTTGCTGACCCTGGCGGTGCTGATTTTCTGTGGCGGGCATTTCTTTACCGGGGCCTGGCGAGCATTCCGGCACCACAGCGCCACCATGGACACGCTGGTTGCCCTGGGCACCGGTACCGCGTGGCTGTTTTCCATGCTGGTGGTGCTGGTACCTCAGCTTTTACCGGAATCTGCACGGCATGTGTATTTCGAAGCCAGTGCCATGATCATCGGCCTGATCAACCTGGGCCAGGCGCTGGAAGTACGCGCTCGCGGCCGCACAAGCGCGGCTGTGGAGAAACTGCTGCAATTGCAGGATGCCAACGCGCGGGTGGTCCGCGATGGGGATGAGGTCGACATTCCCATCGAGCAGGTTCAGGTGGGAGACACATTACGGGTGCGTCCGGGAGAGAAGATTCCGGTGGACGGCAGCGTTGTCGAGGGGGAAAGCCTGGTGGATGAATCCATGCTCACCGGTGAACCCTTGCCGGTCAAGAAAGCGAGCGGCGATGCACTTACCGCCGGCACCCTGAATAAAAATGGCAGTCTGCTGTTTAAAGCGGAAAAAGTGGGGGCGGATACCCGCCTTTCGCAGATCATCCAGATGGTGAAAAACGCCCAGAGCTCGCGCGTGCCCATCGCGCGACTGGCCGATACCATCTCCGCCATCTTTGTACCCAGTGTCATGATCATTGCGGTGGTTGCCGCACTGGTCTGGTACAACCTTGGCCCGGATCCAAAGGTTGCGCACATGCTGGTGGTACTGACTTCCGTATTGATCATCGCCTGCCCCTGCGCGCTCGGGTTGGCCACACCGATGTCGGTAATGGTCGGTGTGGGCAAGGGCGCGGAAAATGGCGTGCTGGTGCGCAACGGCAAGGCCCTGCAGCAGGCCACGGGGCTGGATACCCTGGTGGTGGATAAAACCGGAACACTGACCGAGGGCGCGCCCAAACTGACCGATATTGAAAGCGACAGCGATACCGATACCTTACTTCAACAACTTGCGAGCCTGGAAAGTCGATCTGAGCATCCCCTGGCGGAAGCCATTGTCAGTGCGGCGAAGGAGAAAAATTTATCGCTCAGTGAGGTAACCGGGTTTGAAGCCATCACGGCTCACGGTGTATCCGGTGATGTGGATGGAAAGAAAGTTCTCCTTGGCAACCGCAAATTGATGCAGCGCGAAGGAATCGATAGCGGACGCTGGCACAAACAGGCCGAATCGCTGGCCGAGCAGGGTCGCACCGCCATGTACGCGGCGGTCGATGGCGCCGTGGCGGGGGTTATCGCGGTCGCGGATCCTATTCGCAAAGATGCCCAGGCAGCGGTCCAGCGACTGAAGAAGCTTGGCCTGCGCATCGAGATGTTGACCGGTGACAACAAGGCGACAGCAGAGGCGGTCGCCCGGCAGCTGGGGATTGATCACGTGCACGCGGATCTGTTGCCGGAAGACAAGGAAAAGATCGTTGCCGATTTGCAAAAGGGTGGTGCCAAGGTGGGTATGGCCGGAGATGGCATCAACGATGCGCCGGCACTGGCGCGTGCGGATGTGGGCTTTGCGATCGGTGCAGGAACCGATGTTGCCATCGAGTCTGCGGATGTCACCCTGATGCGCTCCTCTCTGCACGGTGTTGCCGATGCCGTGGAGTTATCCCGCGCAACGCTGCGCAACATCAAGCAGAACCTGTTCGGCGCTTTTATTTACAACACCCTCGGCATTCCCATTGCCGCCGGTGTGTTCTACCCGATTACCGGTATGTTACTGAGCCCGGTGATTGCCGGTGCCGCTATGGCGTTCTCGTCGGTTACTGTGGTGAGCAATGCCAACCGTCTGCGCTTCTTCAATCCTTCCCACAATTCCTCCGCTGACAATGGAGGTAAAAAATAA
- a CDS encoding MFS transporter — translation MPISNAKTTLLAVMLVTLVGTGGIALPYPVLAPLFLDGPANDLTHFMNMPPKLLLGIVLALFPLGLLIGSSIVGAVSDQLGRRRTLVFTLLLAAAGYALSALALSAQNFLLFAAARFLTGLCEGNIAIARAMAADLHPTIDRTRALSLAMACSYAGWLLGPLSGGYLGVHGPETVFWGGAVAVIACAALAQILMPADTQRKSKGLALMTLVRSQNSLALWREPAIRAMALFNLLFCLGVNAFYEFYPFWLVEKFGYQSHQIAWNTVIVTGVMIATSALAIPTLKTRFGAELVVFKGAVGLGVLLLLLPWANAQGAFALFALIGVGISTVNGVFPAIMSERFEQYGQGRVMGLLTANFCLTSTAIALMGSGLALLGSQWTLVLGGLLCLASAAWFAILHRASDDWPAKADAQ, via the coding sequence ATGCCAATTTCCAATGCAAAAACGACACTGCTGGCAGTGATGTTGGTGACCCTGGTTGGCACCGGCGGCATTGCACTTCCTTACCCAGTGCTCGCGCCGCTGTTTCTTGACGGCCCGGCGAATGACCTTACCCACTTTATGAATATGCCGCCCAAGCTGTTGCTGGGCATAGTACTTGCTCTATTTCCCCTTGGTTTACTAATTGGCAGCAGTATCGTTGGCGCCGTGTCCGATCAGCTGGGTCGGCGGCGCACGCTGGTCTTCACCCTGTTACTGGCGGCCGCGGGATACGCGCTGTCGGCGCTCGCGCTGAGCGCCCAGAATTTCCTGCTGTTCGCCGCGGCGCGCTTTTTGACCGGGCTTTGCGAGGGCAATATCGCCATCGCCCGGGCAATGGCGGCAGATCTACATCCGACCATCGACCGCACCCGCGCGCTGTCACTGGCCATGGCCTGTTCCTATGCCGGTTGGTTGCTGGGACCTCTCAGCGGTGGATACCTCGGCGTGCACGGCCCCGAAACCGTGTTCTGGGGCGGTGCTGTGGCGGTGATCGCGTGCGCGGCACTGGCGCAAATACTGATGCCCGCAGATACTCAGCGTAAATCCAAAGGCCTTGCGCTGATGACGCTGGTGCGCTCGCAGAATTCGCTGGCGCTCTGGCGTGAACCCGCAATCCGTGCCATGGCGCTGTTCAACCTGTTGTTCTGTCTCGGCGTCAATGCGTTCTATGAGTTTTATCCCTTTTGGCTGGTGGAAAAATTCGGCTACCAATCCCACCAGATCGCATGGAATACCGTTATCGTCACAGGTGTAATGATTGCAACCAGTGCACTGGCGATTCCTACTCTGAAAACACGTTTCGGCGCGGAGCTTGTGGTTTTCAAAGGCGCCGTAGGCCTGGGGGTCTTGTTGCTGTTACTACCTTGGGCAAATGCCCAGGGCGCATTCGCCCTGTTTGCCCTGATTGGCGTCGGGATATCCACGGTGAATGGTGTGTTTCCGGCCATCATGTCCGAACGTTTCGAACAGTATGGCCAGGGGCGGGTGATGGGACTGCTGACGGCCAACTTCTGCCTTACCAGCACTGCTATTGCGTTGATGGGTAGCGGCCTGGCATTGCTGGGAAGCCAGTGGACGCTGGTGCTCGGCGGCCTGCTGTGCCTCGCGAGCGCGGCCTGGTTTGCAATACTACACCGCGCATCCGATGATTGGCCCGCAAAGGCAGATGCACAATGA